TGAGTTTTATTGGTTCAATATCTGGTAGTTTATTGGCAATTTTTCGGAATTCTGGTAGTCCTTGGTTAACTTTATTGTGTTTATTTATGATTATTTTTCCCCTACCGGGGATTTTATTGTGGCGACTTTATAAACAAGGGCGTTATCACGATTTAATGGATGTTTCTTATTTTCGAGAAGATGGAACATTAAGACAGCTAAGATTATTAATTGGGAGATTACCCGTGATTCCTAGAAATCCCAGTTTTCGGGAAAGATATATGCCGCTATTATGGGATAGGCGTTGGAATTGGCTGAATTATTATGATTTTAGTTTGAATAATTTGGTAAGATTAGGATTTAATGATATTCGGTTACGTGATGAACATTTACCAGGAATTATTTCTATTTTGGCTTGGTATCAGTGGAGTTTAGGGTTACTTTACATTATTTTAGCGGGTTGGACGCTTTCGCGGACAATTCCTGGGTTAAATTTATTAATTTATCTAAAATAAGTTAAATATCCCTAATTTTTTGAAAAATTCGGAGATTTTTATATTCGTGTCCTTATACCCGGATTTCTCACAAATTACAGCAAATTGTCATCAAACCCGGAACAAGAACCCCACCCCCAACCCCCTCCCCGCAAGCGATGAGGGGGCTAAGATGTACCTTATATGATTGGAAATCGCTGTAGTAAGTAGGTGAACACAATAAAACCAAACTCTGTAAGTAGTGAGACAGAATTAATTACATAATGTCATTGCGTAAGCGTTGCGTTAGCAATATATAACGAAGTGGAATGAAGCAATCGCCAGGGTTGTGATTGCTTCCCTTCGCTCGCAATGACTGTAAATATTTTTGTCCAATTACTTAAAGAAACGTAAAATCCCTGAAAACTTCTTTACTCTTGCCTATTGCCTATTGTCTTGCTATAACGACAATTTTCAACGCCAACCTGCTTATCTGTGAATTTTGTGCATTTATCAAGGGACAGTTTTTAGGTAAAATTACTTGTTAGTTCAATTAATAAGAAAGTGGATAGTTTATGACGATAGCTAGAATTGGAATCATTGGTGGAAGCGGGTTATATAAGATGGAAGCACTAAAAGATGTGGAGGAAATAGAGATTTCTACCCCTTTTGGTTCACCGTCGGATGCGATTATTATCGGAACTTTAGAGGAAACTCGCGTGGCATTTTTAGCGCGTCATGGTCGTAATCATACGTTGTTACCTTCTGAGTTGCCATTTCGGGCTAATATTTACGCGATGAAGCAATTGGGTGTAGAATACTTAATCTCTGCGAGCGCTGTGGGTTCTTTGAAGGCTGAAGCTAAACCCCTAGATATGGTAATTCCTGATCAGTTTATTGATCGAACCAAGAATAGTATTTCTACCTTCTTTGGTGAGGGAATTGTGGCGCATATTGCCTTTGGTGAGCCGATTTGCCAGAATTTGGCTGGGATTTTGGGGGAGGCGATCGCTTCTTTAAATTTACCAGATGTTACGTTACATGATGGTGGTACTTACGTATGTATGGAAGGACCGGCTTTTTCCACTAAGGCTGAATCTCATCTCTATCGGAGTTGGGATGCTACGGTAATCGGGATGACAAATTTACCCGAAGCAAAGTTAGCCAGGGAAGCGGAAATCGCTTATGCAACCTTGGCGCTGGTGACGGATTATGATTCTTGGCATCCCGATCATGATAGCGTGACGGTGGAAATGGTGATTGGGAATTTACACAAGAATGCGGCGAATGCACAAAAGGTAATTCAAGAAACTGTGAAGCGGTTAAGTGCAAATCCCCCTGCTAGTGAGGCGCATTCGGCTTTAAAGTATGCGATTTTGACGAATTTAGCAAATGCACCAGCAGCAACGAAGGAGAAGCTGGCTTTGTTGTTGGAGAAGTATTTGTAAGGGAATAGGGGATTGGGGATGAGGGTAAAAATAAAATGCAGCTTTTATTCATCAAAATCTATTTCTTGTGGGCATGATGTAAGCGATGTCCAGCTACCCAAAAAATCGGTCTGTCTTGGATGGATAATGCTCCTCAAATAGATTCTGCTCTACCATTGGTTTGTAAACCAAATATTGTTCCCCGGTCATAGACTAAGTTAAATTCAACGTAACGACCTCTACGGTATAATTGGAATTGACGCTGGCGATCGCATTCTCCATAACTCCAGAAAAGCGATACATCAATCTTAACATTTTCCTGATTTGGTCAGAATCAGGATTTCCAGGATTAAAGGATTTATAGGATGGAGATTGACATTTTTTTAATCATTA
The DNA window shown above is from Anabaena sp. WA102 and carries:
- a CDS encoding S-methyl-5'-thioadenosine phosphorylase; amino-acid sequence: MTIARIGIIGGSGLYKMEALKDVEEIEISTPFGSPSDAIIIGTLEETRVAFLARHGRNHTLLPSELPFRANIYAMKQLGVEYLISASAVGSLKAEAKPLDMVIPDQFIDRTKNSISTFFGEGIVAHIAFGEPICQNLAGILGEAIASLNLPDVTLHDGGTYVCMEGPAFSTKAESHLYRSWDATVIGMTNLPEAKLAREAEIAYATLALVTDYDSWHPDHDSVTVEMVIGNLHKNAANAQKVIQETVKRLSANPPASEAHSALKYAILTNLANAPAATKEKLALLLEKYL